The Pseudomonadota bacterium genome includes a window with the following:
- a CDS encoding SprT family zinc-dependent metalloprotease has translation MDTSKDINYILFRSNKRKRTIAIQVMADGKVVIRAPYRTTQGEIDRFFKAKTPWVKKKLIERENSARKFGEKPIGFIPGDKFLYLGEFYPLEFHNIDGRKSPLCLSHGIFMLDENRAADARTLFIKWYKDEAKRLLEDRVTYYSKNFGLFPEGIRITNAQFHYGSCSPENKLSFTWRLVMSPLAVIDYIIVHELMHIKEKNHSGKFWDLVEAAIPDYKRHKHWLKEHVHFLRI, from the coding sequence TTGGATACTTCAAAAGACATTAATTATATTTTATTCAGAAGCAATAAGCGAAAGCGAACTATAGCCATACAGGTCATGGCAGACGGAAAGGTTGTAATACGCGCGCCTTACAGGACAACGCAGGGTGAGATAGACAGGTTTTTTAAAGCCAAGACCCCTTGGGTAAAAAAGAAGCTTATAGAGAGGGAAAACAGCGCCCGGAAGTTTGGTGAAAAACCAATAGGTTTTATCCCAGGGGATAAGTTCCTCTATCTCGGTGAGTTCTATCCCCTGGAATTTCACAATATTGACGGCAGGAAATCACCGCTTTGCCTATCGCATGGCATATTCATGCTCGACGAAAACAGGGCAGCAGATGCAAGAACGCTTTTCATAAAATGGTATAAGGATGAAGCTAAAAGGCTTCTTGAAGACAGGGTAACTTATTACAGCAAAAACTTCGGGCTTTTTCCTGAAGGTATAAGGATAACAAACGCACAGTTCCATTACGGCTCCTGCTCGCCTGAGAACAAGCTGTCATTCACCTGGAGGCTTGTTATGTCGCCGCTGGCTGTAATAGATTATATTATTGTTCATGAGCTTATGCACATAAAGGAAAAAAACCATTCAGGAAAATTCTGGGATCTGGTTGAGGCTGCCATACCTGATTACAAAAGGCATAAACACTGGTTAAAAGAGCACGTACACTTTTTAAGGATTTAG
- a CDS encoding HNH endonuclease, whose translation MDRTLLLNTTFEPLSVLDWKKAVILLYLGKVEVVREYDKEIKGVSISIKQPAVIRLLRFVRNNNHVNTKFSRKNIFLRDDYTCQYCGERFDPKSLTCDHIVPKSRGGITEWSNIVTSCTRCNLRKGDKLPDEVEMYPKKRPTRPNGFYLLMLHVGVRVFPEHWKDYIFMRD comes from the coding sequence ATGGACAGGACTCTCCTTCTGAATACTACGTTTGAACCGTTAAGCGTGCTGGACTGGAAAAAGGCTGTAATACTTCTTTACCTCGGTAAAGTTGAGGTTGTCAGGGAATATGACAAAGAGATAAAGGGTGTTTCTATAAGCATAAAACAGCCTGCTGTAATCAGACTTTTGAGGTTTGTCAGAAACAATAATCACGTAAATACTAAATTTTCAAGAAAGAATATTTTCTTGCGGGACGACTATACCTGCCAGTATTGCGGAGAAAGATTCGACCCCAAGAGCCTCACCTGTGACCATATAGTACCGAAATCAAGAGGCGGGATCACTGAGTGGTCAAATATCGTTACATCCTGTACCCGTTGCAATCTGCGAAAGGGTGATAAACTTCCCGATGAAGTCGAAATGTATCCGAAGAAAAGACCGACAAGGCCAAACGGGTTTTATCTGCTCATGCTCCATGTAGGGGTACGGGTTTTTCCTGAACACTGGAAAGATTACATTTTTATGAGGGACTGA
- a CDS encoding HIT domain-containing protein: MDRIWAPWRIEYISSTTVKGEKKCFLCVDVKDDDELLVVGRKGSAFVIMNKFPYSNGHVMVVPVRHTGLLEGLTDEELTDMMSLVKIMTTIFKEEFNVDGLNVGINVGRAAGAGLEEHVHIHIVPRWFGDANFMAVVGETRVISEHIYETYKKLKRKFIEKTL; encoded by the coding sequence ATGGATAGAATATGGGCGCCATGGAGAATTGAGTATATCAGCAGCACCACAGTAAAAGGGGAAAAGAAGTGTTTCCTCTGTGTTGACGTTAAAGATGATGATGAACTCCTCGTAGTAGGGAGAAAAGGCAGCGCCTTTGTGATTATGAACAAATTTCCCTATTCAAACGGGCATGTTATGGTTGTTCCCGTAAGGCATACTGGATTACTGGAAGGACTGACTGATGAAGAGCTGACGGACATGATGTCCCTTGTGAAGATCATGACAACAATTTTTAAAGAAGAGTTTAATGTTGACGGCTTGAATGTAGGCATCAATGTGGGCCGTGCTGCAGGTGCAGGACTTGAAGAACATGTTCATATCCATATAGTCCCGAGATGGTTCGGCGACGCAAATTTTATGGCTGTTGTCGGGGAAACGAGGGTTATTTCCGAACATATATACGAAACCTACAAAAAACTGAAGAGAAAGTTTATTGAAAAAACTCTTTGA
- a CDS encoding nucleoside phosphorylase, with protein MKKLFDHSQPLLNPIDLVRTFTKKTTEELALPGRAIIVFSIGDLKRILAGKNHKLVDAWTRFKRLYLIEGTDTIIVNSSFGGPNIAALVEELSSFGVSEFIIWGYCGGIGKSVNLGDIIIAEGALREDGVSYHYIEGTDGENTDSFIYTDWLDEWEGQAGDRGFHKGLIWSCDAIYRETEDKVIKYRNMGISAVEMEVASFYAVCRYREVKGIAFLVVSDLLNDKGWTPGFHTAPFSQGVKKMLEFMIEKVIV; from the coding sequence TTGAAAAAACTCTTTGACCATAGTCAGCCGCTTTTAAATCCGATTGATCTGGTCCGGACATTTACTAAAAAAACAACAGAAGAACTCGCCTTGCCGGGCAGGGCAATTATTGTATTCAGTATAGGCGACCTGAAACGCATACTGGCCGGAAAAAATCATAAACTTGTCGATGCATGGACAAGGTTCAAAAGGCTATATTTGATTGAAGGTACGGACACTATAATCGTTAACTCATCCTTCGGGGGGCCCAATATTGCTGCCCTTGTTGAAGAGCTTTCTTCTTTCGGCGTGAGTGAATTTATAATATGGGGCTACTGCGGCGGGATAGGAAAGTCAGTTAATCTCGGCGATATTATCATCGCTGAAGGGGCATTGAGAGAAGATGGCGTATCTTATCATTATATAGAAGGCACAGATGGAGAAAATACGGACAGCTTTATCTATACGGACTGGCTTGACGAATGGGAAGGACAGGCCGGGGACCGGGGTTTTCATAAAGGTTTGATCTGGAGCTGTGACGCCATATACAGGGAAACAGAAGATAAAGTTATAAAATACAGAAATATGGGTATCTCTGCAGTGGAAATGGAGGTTGCTTCTTTTTATGCAGTATGTAGATACAGAGAGGTTAAAGGTATAGCCTTTCTTGTTGTCTCTGATCTGCTAAATGATAAAGGATGGACACCCGGTTTTCACACGGCCCCCTTCTCGCAGGGGGTAAAGAAGATGCTGGAATTTATGATAGAAAAAGTAATTGTATAG
- a CDS encoding type II toxin-antitoxin system RelE/ParE family toxin, whose translation MIGIRKTEVFNSWLDGLTDIRARSRILVRIERLAEGNPGDVEPVGEGVSELRVNYGPGYRVYYKQQGYSLIILLAGGNKHTQPKDIKTALRLARKL comes from the coding sequence ATGATTGGTATTCGTAAAACCGAAGTTTTTAATAGCTGGCTTGATGGCTTGACTGACATCCGTGCACGTTCCCGTATATTGGTAAGGATTGAACGATTAGCAGAGGGGAATCCTGGTGATGTGGAGCCGGTGGGTGAAGGGGTTTCAGAATTGCGAGTCAACTATGGACCAGGCTATCGGGTTTATTACAAACAGCAAGGCTATTCTCTGATAATCCTGTTGGCTGGTGGCAATAAACACACACAGCCCAAGGACATTAAAACAGCCTTGCGTTTGGCAAGAAAACTATAG
- a CDS encoding putative addiction module antidote protein has protein sequence MIKTITTKYDVSEHLRTPEEMAAYLEACIEEANGDAAFITKAIGDIARAKGMSQVARDAGLSRESLYKALSGERSPGFDTILKVISALGLRLHAEAVA, from the coding sequence ATGATAAAAACCATTACTACGAAATATGACGTTTCTGAGCATCTTCGTACCCCAGAGGAGATGGCTGCTTATCTCGAAGCCTGCATCGAGGAAGCAAATGGTGACGCAGCATTCATTACTAAAGCTATCGGTGACATCGCCCGTGCTAAGGGTATGTCTCAAGTCGCACGAGATGCCGGATTGTCTCGCGAAAGCCTTTATAAGGCGCTTTCTGGAGAAAGAAGCCCGGGTTTTGACACAATTCTTAAAGTGATAAGTGCACTCGGTTTAAGATTACACGCAGAAGCTGTTGCATAA
- a CDS encoding 2-oxoacid:ferredoxin oxidoreductase subunit beta, translating to MAILEDYNTGRIPAWCPGCGNFSILKVFKEVYTELGIEPHQFVIVSGIGQAGKFPHYLKCNTFNGLHGRALPVATGVKLASHEMLVVAEGGDGDCYGEGGNHLVHAIRRNIGVKLFVHDNQIYGLTKGQASPTSTEGTVTKNQPFGVLSEQLNPMSLAIAIDCSFVGRGYVGAQEHLKGLIKEALTHKGFSLVDILQPCVTFNKVNTYQWYQQRVYQLESTYNPEDRIEAFRKSLEWGDHIPIGVIYRNNRLSMEERMPVIKDQSLKDQPVIPEEIKVKLEKTLREYY from the coding sequence ATGGCTATATTGGAAGATTATAATACAGGCCGGATTCCCGCATGGTGTCCGGGATGCGGCAATTTCAGCATTCTGAAGGTCTTCAAAGAAGTTTATACGGAGCTTGGCATAGAGCCTCATCAATTCGTAATTGTATCCGGTATCGGTCAGGCAGGAAAATTCCCCCATTATTTGAAATGCAACACCTTTAATGGCTTACACGGCAGGGCTCTTCCTGTAGCAACCGGAGTTAAGCTTGCCAGTCACGAAATGCTTGTTGTCGCAGAGGGAGGAGACGGAGACTGCTACGGCGAAGGCGGCAATCACCTTGTCCATGCTATACGGAGAAATATAGGAGTTAAGCTCTTTGTCCACGATAACCAGATTTACGGGCTGACAAAAGGTCAGGCTTCTCCTACGAGCACAGAAGGCACGGTGACAAAGAACCAACCTTTCGGTGTGCTTTCGGAACAATTAAATCCTATGTCCCTTGCAATAGCCATCGACTGTTCCTTCGTTGGCCGGGGATATGTCGGCGCGCAGGAACATCTTAAAGGGTTGATTAAAGAGGCTTTAACTCATAAAGGGTTTTCTCTTGTAGATATATTGCAGCCCTGTGTTACATTCAATAAAGTAAATACCTACCAGTGGTATCAGCAAAGAGTGTACCAGCTTGAATCAACATATAATCCTGAGGACAGAATAGAGGCCTTCAGAAAATCTCTCGAATGGGGAGACCATATTCCCATCGGCGTCATCTATCGGAACAATCGGCTTTCTATGGAAGAGAGGATGCCGGTCATTAAAGACCAGTCTCTCAAAGACCAGCCTGTAATTCCTGAAGAGATAAAGGTTAAACTGGAAAAAACACTAAGAGAATACTATTAG
- a CDS encoding 2-oxoacid:acceptor oxidoreductase subunit alpha, producing the protein MYNGIQEAFLDYSIKIGGEAGQGIQTIGDTLSKVFSRSGYHVFTHQDYESRVRGGHNFYQIRLSDVPITASRTKIDIVVALDKESVILHERELSEKVMIIYDSASLKEKYERPNFLDVPFAGIALDVGGDRIMANTVATGAVLGMLGMNIDIFSEVLKETLSKKSEEVIKTNEKAALAGMGYANTNCMSCDFSIAPPASKKMLIGVNEAVGLGAIASGLKFYSGYPMTPSTGIMTYVAGKAMEYGIIVEQAEDEISAINMALGASYAGVRSMTGSSGGGFALMVEGLSLAAMTETPIVIALAQRPAPATGLPTRTEQADLLFALYSGHGEFPRVIFAPGTPEQAFYLTNRAFEISQKYQIPVFILTDQYLSDAQWTYSNLDLDRLIYNDYRLRGDAFASLSEYKRHVITENGVSPFGVPGEAKHVVVTDSDEHDEEGHLIEDGETRIQMVIKRLFQKLVYLRRDINPPSFYGSENPEIIITGWGSTYGVMKDAVDILSKNKSIAMLHFSEVFPFPETDTWLDVLMNARFAVCVENNATGQFARLVKSETGYVFNAIINRFDGRPFLAEELMGELDGYIGRL; encoded by the coding sequence TTGTATAATGGAATACAGGAGGCATTTCTGGATTATTCTATTAAGATCGGCGGTGAGGCAGGCCAGGGCATTCAGACAATCGGCGATACCCTGTCAAAGGTTTTTTCACGCTCCGGGTACCATGTATTTACCCACCAGGATTATGAATCACGGGTCAGAGGCGGGCACAATTTCTACCAGATAAGGCTCTCAGACGTACCGATAACCGCTTCCCGGACAAAGATAGACATTGTTGTAGCCCTTGATAAAGAGAGTGTTATCCTCCATGAAAGAGAACTTTCCGAAAAGGTTATGATTATATATGATTCTGCATCCCTAAAAGAAAAATATGAGAGACCTAATTTTCTGGATGTCCCCTTTGCAGGTATCGCCCTTGATGTCGGCGGCGACAGGATTATGGCAAATACCGTTGCAACCGGTGCAGTGCTTGGCATGCTTGGAATGAATATAGATATTTTTAGCGAAGTACTGAAAGAAACCCTCAGTAAAAAAAGTGAAGAGGTCATCAAAACTAATGAAAAGGCCGCCCTTGCAGGTATGGGTTATGCTAATACGAATTGTATGAGTTGCGATTTTTCAATAGCCCCGCCTGCATCGAAAAAGATGCTTATCGGGGTAAATGAGGCTGTCGGCCTGGGAGCTATTGCCTCGGGATTAAAATTTTACTCGGGTTATCCCATGACGCCGTCAACAGGCATTATGACATATGTTGCAGGCAAAGCAATGGAATACGGAATAATAGTTGAGCAGGCAGAGGATGAGATTTCGGCAATCAACATGGCTCTCGGTGCATCCTACGCCGGAGTCAGATCTATGACCGGCTCCTCCGGCGGCGGTTTTGCCCTTATGGTAGAAGGGCTCTCCCTTGCTGCCATGACAGAAACACCTATTGTAATTGCCCTTGCTCAAAGACCGGCGCCGGCAACAGGACTGCCTACAAGAACAGAACAGGCTGATTTGCTCTTTGCCCTTTATTCGGGTCATGGTGAATTCCCAAGGGTCATCTTTGCGCCCGGTACGCCTGAACAGGCATTTTACTTGACGAACAGGGCTTTTGAAATTTCCCAGAAATACCAGATACCGGTATTTATCTTGACTGATCAGTACCTGTCGGATGCACAGTGGACATATTCTAATCTTGATCTCGACAGGCTGATATATAATGATTACAGGCTAAGAGGCGATGCTTTTGCGTCTCTTTCCGAATATAAACGGCATGTTATAACTGAAAACGGCGTGTCGCCCTTTGGCGTGCCCGGCGAGGCAAAACATGTTGTTGTCACTGACAGTGATGAACACGACGAGGAAGGCCATCTTATCGAGGATGGTGAAACAAGAATACAAATGGTTATAAAGCGGCTTTTTCAGAAACTGGTTTATTTAAGAAGGGATATAAACCCTCCTTCTTTTTACGGCAGTGAAAATCCGGAAATCATCATTACGGGATGGGGTTCAACCTATGGAGTCATGAAAGATGCCGTTGATATACTCTCAAAAAACAAGAGTATTGCCATGCTCCATTTCAGCGAGGTTTTTCCTTTTCCGGAAACTGATACCTGGCTTGATGTATTAATGAATGCAAGGTTTGCTGTATGTGTTGAGAATAACGCTACCGGTCAGTTTGCCCGTCTTGTGAAATCCGAGACCGGCTATGTCTTCAATGCAATAATTAACAGGTTTGACGGAAGACCTTTCCTTGCGGAAGAGCTTATGGGAGAGCTGGATGGCTATATTGGAAGATTATAA
- a CDS encoding protein-L-isoaspartate(D-aspartate) O-methyltransferase yields the protein MIIRYFNALLTIILILTVITLPSASCDVFEKKRQEMVEKDIKTRGIKDRKVLDAMSKVERHLFVDPSRAGQAYNDHPLPIGEGQTISQPYVVALMTAAVALKGNERVLEIGTGSGYQAAILGEIVKEVFTIEIKKGLYEKVVEKFRQLGYRNIRTKLGDGYYGWEDYAPFDVIMVTASANHIPPPLLAQLKEGGRLIIPLGSTVFYQNLTLVRKEKGKHTINELGGVAFVPMTGEVQKR from the coding sequence ATGATAATAAGATACTTTAATGCACTGCTGACAATAATTCTTATATTAACGGTCATAACTTTACCATCTGCCTCTTGCGATGTCTTTGAGAAAAAACGGCAGGAAATGGTTGAAAAAGATATTAAAACAAGGGGCATAAAGGACAGAAAGGTATTAGATGCCATGTCTAAAGTCGAGAGGCACCTTTTTGTAGATCCATCCCGGGCAGGCCAGGCTTACAATGACCATCCCCTGCCCATAGGCGAAGGACAGACCATATCCCAGCCCTATGTAGTGGCGCTTATGACGGCTGCTGTGGCTCTCAAGGGCAATGAGAGAGTACTTGAGATCGGGACAGGCTCAGGTTATCAAGCTGCCATACTCGGTGAGATCGTGAAAGAAGTTTTTACTATAGAAATCAAGAAAGGGTTATACGAAAAGGTGGTAGAGAAGTTCAGACAGTTGGGCTATCGTAATATCCGGACTAAATTGGGTGACGGTTATTATGGGTGGGAGGATTATGCGCCTTTCGATGTTATTATGGTTACAGCTTCGGCAAATCATATACCTCCTCCGCTTCTTGCCCAACTGAAAGAAGGCGGGAGACTCATCATACCCCTGGGCAGTACGGTTTTTTACCAGAATCTGACACTTGTCAGAAAAGAAAAGGGTAAACACACGATAAATGAACTGGGCGGCGTAGCCTTTGTCCCTATGACCGGAGAAGTGCAGAAAAGATAA
- a CDS encoding DUF4197 domain-containing protein, which translates to MKKIFLLSVFSLIIITFIVHAGTLDDLMKGVKLPTGSIGGDKDDNTIVSGLKEALSIGTGNAVTSTSKIDGYFKNQVIKILMPDKIQDAANILGKLGYQKQVDNFVLSMNRAAEKAAPKAKAYFVDAIKAMTFEDAKKILSGSDTAATEYFKSKTINKLQEAFKPIVSKSMNEVGVTRSYKEMTGKYTSAVPFGKMESLDLDRYVTDKSLEGLFYMVGQEEKKIRTDPAAQVTDLLKKVFGK; encoded by the coding sequence ATGAAAAAGATATTTTTACTGTCCGTCTTTTCTTTAATAATAATAACATTTATTGTCCATGCAGGAACACTTGATGACCTGATGAAAGGTGTGAAGCTCCCTACAGGCAGCATCGGCGGCGACAAGGATGACAATACAATTGTATCAGGCCTCAAGGAGGCGCTTTCCATCGGCACAGGCAATGCAGTGACTTCGACCTCTAAAATCGACGGGTATTTTAAAAATCAGGTAATTAAGATATTGATGCCTGATAAGATTCAGGATGCCGCAAATATACTGGGAAAACTGGGTTACCAGAAACAGGTGGATAATTTCGTGTTAAGCATGAACCGTGCTGCGGAAAAGGCTGCCCCCAAAGCAAAAGCATACTTTGTCGACGCAATTAAGGCAATGACCTTTGAGGATGCTAAAAAAATTCTCAGCGGCAGCGATACTGCTGCAACAGAATATTTTAAATCAAAAACCATTAACAAACTCCAGGAAGCCTTTAAGCCCATTGTCTCAAAAAGCATGAACGAGGTGGGCGTCACTCGCTCATATAAAGAGATGACCGGAAAATATACTTCTGCTGTCCCCTTCGGCAAAATGGAATCCCTTGATCTTGACCGGTATGTAACGGATAAGTCCCTTGAGGGGCTCTTCTATATGGTTGGTCAGGAGGAAAAGAAGATCCGAACCGATCCTGCTGCGCAGGTTACAGACCTGCTTAAAAAGGTATTTGGAAAATAG
- a CDS encoding DNA repair exonuclease has protein sequence MKKYNSFSFIHAADLHLDSPFKGITTDAKSMGNALRSATFDAFNALIDLCIQKQVQFLLVAGDVYDGADRSLRAQLKFRDGLARLSEHNIHAFVVHGNHDPINSQSSTIEWPDTVHIFNGNKVESKTVNGQNDIPIALISGISHTKSNETQNLTRKFGKEDPGIFHIGLLHCNVGSNTGHDPYAPCELSDLTSLGMDYWALGHVHEKAVLYTDPYVVYAGNTQGRNIREQGERGCYLINVENRSVTDIQFCPLDTARWLRTTVSIDGMNTVDQLERAISKNIQELIESCANTRAVVLRVDIEGSSPLYNELQKEHAILDLLDRTREAFASEDPFVWIQEIEANCRPETDLEKIKQRGDFLSQVVKIAEEINDPATGINELLKPVLSDLFENRHIQKALQELSQDEMNRIIERAALLCVNMLEGNE, from the coding sequence ATGAAAAAATACAATTCCTTCAGCTTTATCCATGCTGCAGATTTACATCTTGACAGCCCGTTCAAGGGAATTACAACTGACGCTAAATCCATGGGCAATGCCTTGCGCTCGGCAACCTTTGATGCATTCAATGCCCTGATAGACCTTTGTATTCAAAAACAAGTCCAATTCCTGCTGGTTGCAGGAGATGTATATGACGGCGCAGACAGAAGTCTCCGGGCTCAGTTAAAATTCCGCGACGGCCTAGCCCGGTTGTCGGAACATAACATCCATGCCTTTGTGGTCCACGGCAACCACGATCCCATAAACAGCCAATCCTCTACAATAGAATGGCCGGATACGGTTCACATCTTTAACGGCAATAAAGTAGAATCAAAGACAGTGAACGGGCAAAATGACATTCCCATAGCCCTCATCTCAGGCATCAGCCACACAAAAAGCAATGAAACACAAAATCTCACAAGGAAATTCGGCAAGGAGGACCCGGGTATTTTTCACATCGGACTTCTCCATTGTAATGTAGGTTCAAATACGGGACACGACCCTTATGCGCCATGCGAGCTGTCCGACCTGACGAGCCTCGGCATGGATTATTGGGCACTGGGGCATGTGCATGAAAAAGCGGTTCTCTATACTGACCCTTACGTGGTATATGCCGGCAACACACAGGGGCGCAACATCCGCGAGCAGGGTGAAAGAGGCTGTTATCTTATTAATGTGGAAAACCGGTCTGTAACAGATATTCAATTCTGTCCTCTCGATACAGCCAGATGGCTTCGCACTACTGTGAGCATAGATGGTATGAATACCGTTGACCAGTTGGAAAGGGCAATATCAAAAAATATCCAGGAACTTATAGAGAGCTGTGCCAATACCAGGGCTGTTGTCTTAAGAGTGGATATTGAAGGAAGCAGCCCGCTGTATAATGAGCTTCAAAAGGAGCACGCCATACTTGACCTGCTTGATCGTACCAGGGAAGCCTTTGCCTCTGAAGACCCCTTTGTATGGATACAGGAAATAGAAGCAAACTGCCGTCCTGAGACAGACCTGGAGAAAATAAAACAACGCGGGGATTTTCTCAGTCAGGTAGTGAAAATAGCAGAGGAGATCAATGATCCGGCTACCGGGATCAATGAATTGCTTAAACCGGTCCTTTCAGACCTTTTTGAAAACCGTCATATTCAAAAGGCGCTGCAGGAACTATCTCAGGATGAAATGAACAGGATAATTGAGAGGGCTGCCCTTCTTTGCGTGAATATGCTGGAGGGCAACGAGTGA